From a single Nostoc edaphicum CCNP1411 genomic region:
- a CDS encoding chromosome segregation ATPase yields the protein MTERDIPDSWSSASGREPDQNKRLSRKEQFGETQPFDVPATGSTSKSVKRRKKNHREGLPINSHSEETAQLSNTSGKLPRWMKSWVLWLALLTLIPGSVAFLAMAMLLKLPTAPNCPSIFWPLASASVRLHCAQLAASKQTVNDLLQAIALVKQLPPTHPLHGEIDRFIEEWSRDILKLADQSFQTGNLEEAIATAQKIPEDVAAYKLVDEQIGKWQSIWSKAEETYNGAIAEVKERRWQSAFMLSAKMLRVDNQYWASTKYDQLNRLIATAREDGDKLGKAESLAKSQVVDNLLEAIKLAESIGQESYLYQKAQEAIPAFGRQMLQLAQAKLDKQDADEALNIARQIPEITKLQGETDDFIAIADAKRSAWIGNVSGLEAAIAQAQQIDPSRPVYNEAQQLIARWQLEIEDVAHLEKARILASQGTVNNLTAAIAQVQLIPANNPRGTEARQEIGRWRAQVETIEDQPYLERAEQIAIFDDINSLQAAIAQASEIRRGRALYPEARKKIRTWVGKIQRIQDQPYLDQAQELAQSGNLTAAISAAQQIASSGRALAGEAQAAINDWEGQIRTRENWRKAQEVGATGTPEALAEAIRLADRVSNNSILHMDANLAIDQWSQQLLEIARSQGQSDIARGIGIAKSVPRGSAAYSAAQEQIRIWQEFLNPQPEPQPQPEVQSQPESLPFPQSTTDGQ from the coding sequence ATGACAGAGCGGGATATTCCAGACAGTTGGTCTTCAGCCAGTGGAAGAGAGCCAGATCAAAACAAAAGATTATCCCGAAAAGAACAATTCGGTGAAACTCAACCATTTGATGTCCCTGCTACTGGTTCTACCTCCAAGTCAGTGAAGCGGCGAAAAAAAAACCATAGGGAAGGATTACCTATAAATAGTCATTCAGAAGAAACTGCCCAACTCAGTAATACTTCTGGGAAATTGCCACGATGGATGAAAAGCTGGGTATTGTGGCTAGCACTGCTAACTTTGATTCCCGGCAGTGTAGCATTCTTGGCAATGGCAATGCTCCTAAAGTTGCCAACTGCCCCGAATTGTCCCTCGATTTTTTGGCCCCTAGCTAGTGCTTCTGTGCGGCTGCACTGCGCTCAGTTGGCAGCTTCTAAGCAGACAGTTAACGACCTATTGCAAGCGATCGCTCTGGTGAAGCAACTACCACCAACTCACCCGTTGCATGGAGAAATTGATCGTTTCATCGAAGAATGGTCGCGGGATATTTTGAAGCTAGCCGATCAAAGTTTCCAAACTGGGAATTTAGAGGAAGCGATCGCTACTGCTCAGAAAATACCCGAAGATGTGGCAGCTTATAAATTAGTCGATGAGCAAATTGGCAAATGGCAGTCAATTTGGTCAAAGGCAGAAGAAACATACAACGGTGCGATCGCCGAAGTAAAGGAACGGCGGTGGCAATCGGCATTCATGTTGTCCGCCAAAATGCTGCGCGTAGACAATCAATACTGGGCGAGTACTAAATACGACCAATTAAATCGTCTAATTGCCACAGCACGGGAAGATGGCGATAAGTTAGGAAAAGCTGAAAGTTTAGCAAAAAGCCAAGTTGTTGATAATTTATTAGAAGCGATCAAGTTAGCGGAGTCCATTGGTCAGGAAAGTTACCTTTACCAAAAAGCTCAAGAAGCAATTCCCGCATTTGGACGCCAAATGCTGCAATTAGCACAGGCAAAACTAGACAAGCAAGATGCCGATGAAGCACTGAATATTGCTAGACAAATTCCAGAGATTACGAAACTACAGGGCGAAACAGATGACTTTATCGCCATTGCTGACGCGAAAAGGAGTGCTTGGATAGGTAACGTTTCTGGTTTAGAGGCAGCGATCGCTCAAGCACAACAAATTGATCCTTCCAGACCAGTGTATAACGAAGCACAACAACTAATTGCTCGTTGGCAACTGGAAATTGAAGATGTTGCCCATCTGGAAAAAGCAAGAATATTGGCTAGCCAGGGAACAGTCAATAATTTAACAGCAGCGATCGCTCAAGTACAGCTCATCCCTGCTAATAATCCCAGGGGTACAGAAGCTAGACAAGAAATAGGTCGCTGGCGTGCCCAAGTGGAGACAATTGAAGACCAACCTTATTTAGAACGCGCCGAACAGATAGCTATATTCGACGATATCAATTCCTTGCAAGCTGCGATCGCTCAAGCTAGCGAAATTCGTAGAGGTCGTGCATTATATCCAGAAGCACGGAAAAAAATTCGTACTTGGGTAGGAAAAATTCAGCGAATTCAAGACCAGCCCTACTTAGATCAAGCACAAGAACTGGCTCAGAGTGGAAATCTCACCGCCGCTATTAGCGCAGCCCAACAAATTGCTTCGTCGGGAAGGGCACTTGCTGGAGAAGCACAAGCTGCGATAAATGACTGGGAAGGGCAAATCCGCACTAGAGAAAACTGGAGAAAAGCTCAAGAAGTAGGCGCGACTGGGACGCCAGAAGCTTTGGCTGAAGCAATACGACTGGCAGATCGGGTTTCAAACAATAGCATCTTACATATGGATGCGAATCTGGCTATTGACCAATGGAGTCAGCAATTGTTAGAAATAGCACGCTCTCAAGGTCAGTCTGATATTGCTAGAGGGATTGGCATTGCAAAATCGGTTCCACGAGGTAGTGCTGCTTACAGTGCAGCACAAGAGCAAATTAGGATTTGGCAGGAATTTCTCAACCCTCAACCAGAACCTCAGCCTCAACCGGAAGTTCAGTCTCAGCCTGAATCTTTACCATTTCCTCAATCAACTACTGATGGGCAATAA
- a CDS encoding class I SAM-dependent methyltransferase encodes MDSNSALCAAIANHITTSPQQRITFAEFMDMVLYHPEHGYYSSDAVKIGFEGGDFFTSPNLCPDFGELLAEQFFQMWEILGKPVPFTLVEMGAGQGLLALHILKYHQLRYPDFFTTLEYIIVEKSPALREEQQQRLQDFPVRWCNLEEIPPNAIAGCFFSNELVDAFPVHQFVLETGELREIYVTTSNLTLQTPSSESFSPPLIGEGLGERSNFAFIELTGEPSTPQLAEYLDLVEMDLSQSTYPDGYRSEINLAALDWLSIVADRLQRGYVLTIDYGYPANRYYNPRRSQGTLQCYYHHRFHDNPYINIGRQDITAHVNFTALERWGEKYNLKNIGFIQQGLFLMALGLGDRIAALSYQKQLLSQLLQRRDALHQLIDPTGLGGFGVLIQSKGLNNTETSQPLKGLTLPG; translated from the coding sequence ATGGATTCAAATTCAGCATTGTGTGCAGCGATCGCAAATCACATTACCACTAGTCCCCAACAACGAATTACTTTCGCCGAATTCATGGATATGGTATTATACCACCCTGAACATGGCTACTATTCCAGCGATGCAGTCAAAATTGGCTTTGAGGGTGGTGATTTTTTCACTTCTCCCAACCTCTGCCCTGACTTTGGCGAGTTACTAGCAGAACAATTTTTCCAAATGTGGGAAATTTTAGGAAAACCTGTACCCTTTACTCTAGTAGAAATGGGAGCAGGTCAAGGATTGCTGGCATTGCATATCCTCAAATATCATCAGCTACGCTACCCAGATTTTTTTACCACGCTGGAGTACATCATTGTTGAAAAGTCCCCAGCTTTAAGAGAAGAACAGCAGCAACGCTTGCAAGATTTTCCTGTACGTTGGTGCAATTTAGAGGAAATACCACCAAATGCGATCGCAGGCTGCTTTTTTTCTAATGAGTTAGTAGATGCGTTCCCCGTCCATCAATTCGTCCTAGAAACGGGAGAACTCCGAGAAATTTATGTGACAACCTCAAACCTAACCCTCCAAACCCCTTCAAGTGAGTCTTTCTCCCCTCCCCTCATAGGGGAGGGGTTGGGGGAGAGGTCAAATTTTGCATTTATAGAACTAACAGGAGAACCTTCAACGCCCCAATTGGCTGAGTATTTAGACTTAGTGGAAATGGACTTGTCCCAAAGTACATATCCAGATGGCTACCGTAGTGAAATTAATTTAGCTGCTTTAGACTGGTTGAGTATAGTAGCAGACCGCTTGCAGCGTGGCTATGTGTTAACAATTGATTATGGTTACCCCGCCAATCGTTACTATAATCCCAGGCGATCGCAAGGAACGCTACAGTGTTATTACCATCATCGTTTCCATGACAACCCTTATATTAATATTGGGCGACAAGATATCACTGCCCATGTTAACTTTACGGCTTTGGAACGCTGGGGCGAGAAGTACAATTTAAAGAATATTGGTTTTATCCAGCAGGGATTATTTTTGATGGCGTTGGGGTTAGGCGATCGCATTGCTGCCCTTTCTTATCAAAAGCAACTCCTCTCGCAGTTATTACAGCGCCGGGACGCGCTACACCAACTTATAGATCCCACGGGACTAGGCGGCTTTGGAGTGCTAATTCAGAGCAAAGGTCTGAACAATACAGAAACTTCTCAGCCACTAAAAGGATTGACTCTGCCAGGGTAA
- a CDS encoding NAD(P)-dependent oxidoreductase codes for MKVAFLGIGLMGLPMAQRLLAADIQLVAYNRTPEKLAPLQAAGAEIVTHPRHAIRAAECIILMLTNAPAIYNVLLSDTSWQTLEGRTIIQMGTITPTESQEIRDAVVGGGGEYLEAPVLGSIPEAKAGKLSVMVGAEPEQYQRHLKLLQNFGTEPLLIGPVGSAAVLKLALNQLIASLTTSFALSLAFIQRQGVDVDVFMQILRDSPLYAPTFDKKLQRMLDGNYADPNFPTKHLLKDTELFISEAKSRSLDLSSIKGVREILQTAVKMSFADDDYSSLFSVIKEWGEGIGE; via the coding sequence ATGAAGGTGGCATTTCTGGGAATTGGACTGATGGGACTACCAATGGCTCAAAGGTTATTAGCCGCAGATATACAGCTAGTTGCCTACAATCGTACCCCAGAAAAATTAGCACCACTACAAGCCGCTGGGGCTGAAATTGTCACACATCCCCGCCACGCCATTCGTGCTGCTGAGTGCATAATCCTCATGCTAACTAATGCCCCGGCTATTTATAATGTGTTGCTTTCAGATACTTCTTGGCAAACTTTGGAAGGACGCACGATCATCCAAATGGGAACAATTACTCCCACAGAAAGCCAGGAAATTAGAGATGCAGTTGTTGGGGGTGGTGGTGAGTATTTAGAAGCACCTGTATTAGGGAGTATCCCAGAAGCAAAAGCTGGCAAGTTGAGTGTTATGGTAGGTGCCGAGCCAGAACAATATCAACGCCATTTAAAGTTACTCCAAAATTTTGGGACAGAACCTTTACTTATAGGGCCAGTGGGATCTGCGGCGGTGCTCAAATTGGCACTAAATCAACTAATAGCTTCGCTAACAACTAGCTTTGCTCTGAGTCTAGCTTTTATCCAGCGTCAGGGTGTCGATGTGGATGTATTTATGCAAATATTGCGCGACAGTCCACTCTACGCACCTACCTTTGACAAAAAGCTACAACGGATGTTGGATGGCAATTATGCTGATCCTAATTTCCCCACAAAACACTTGCTCAAAGATACAGAATTGTTTATCTCGGAAGCTAAATCTCGAAGTTTGGATCTTAGCAGTATTAAAGGTGTGCGGGAAATCTTGCAAACAGCCGTGAAAATGTCATTTGCTGATGATGATTACTCATCACTATTTTCTGTAATTAAAGAATGGGGAGAAGGAATCGGAGAATAA
- a CDS encoding alpha/beta fold hydrolase → MLILIRVFLLVATTLYQAIACWFEDRKLPPGQMFDVGGYSLHLYIAGNTNPTIVLDHSLGGIEGYLLVEELAKLARVCIYDRAGYGWSNHSPHPRTSNQIVTELDTLLTQAGIEPPYILIGDSFGSYNVRLYAHRFPEKVIGMVLTDGLHETEMLKMSFQLQALKLFFISGFVMSILGSILGIIRLMRICKIFEVLKPELGKFPQHLLNSIKRSFCRPKHWITMSREMLNLSVSGREVRIANQFGDLPIVNIKANSFLKPSLWTVFIPLRSANQLRKQMHIELLKLSTNCTQLKASKSGHFVWVDQPDVIIDAVKIVLNKVDPSRPG, encoded by the coding sequence ATGTTGATCCTAATCAGAGTTTTTCTGCTAGTTGCTACAACACTTTATCAAGCGATCGCGTGCTGGTTTGAAGATCGAAAGCTGCCCCCTGGTCAAATGTTTGATGTGGGTGGATATAGTTTACATCTCTACATCGCAGGAAACACTAATCCAACAATTGTCCTAGACCACAGTTTAGGGGGAATTGAGGGCTATCTCCTAGTTGAAGAATTGGCCAAGTTAGCGCGAGTATGTATCTATGACCGAGCGGGTTATGGATGGAGCAATCACAGCCCACATCCCCGAACCAGCAATCAAATTGTGACAGAATTAGATACGCTGCTTACTCAAGCAGGAATTGAACCACCCTACATTTTGATCGGAGATTCTTTTGGTAGCTACAATGTCCGGCTGTATGCCCATCGATTTCCTGAGAAGGTTATTGGCATGGTACTCACAGACGGACTACATGAGACTGAAATGCTCAAAATGTCTTTTCAGTTACAAGCTTTGAAACTCTTTTTTATATCTGGCTTTGTAATGTCTATTCTCGGCTCAATACTTGGCATTATTCGATTAATGAGGATATGCAAAATATTTGAAGTGCTGAAGCCGGAATTAGGTAAATTTCCTCAGCACTTACTTAATTCAATAAAACGTTCCTTTTGCCGTCCTAAACACTGGATTACAATGAGTCGAGAGATGTTAAATCTCAGCGTTAGTGGACGTGAGGTGAGAATAGCTAACCAGTTTGGTGATCTGCCTATAGTTAATATCAAAGCAAATTCTTTTTTAAAACCTTCTCTTTGGACTGTTTTTATTCCTCTGCGAAGTGCTAACCAATTGCGGAAGCAAATGCATATAGAGTTACTAAAGTTATCAACGAACTGTACTCAACTTAAAGCAAGTAAGAGCGGTCATTTTGTATGGGTAGATCAACCTGATGTAATCATAGATGCTGTAAAAATTGTTCTAAATAAAGTTGATCCTTCTCGTCCGGGTTAA